One Curtobacterium sp. BH-2-1-1 genomic region harbors:
- a CDS encoding sigma-70 family RNA polymerase sigma factor, which translates to MNDELLAKRDEERMLLLAVAAGDRAAFTRLHDRFRPLVERYVRHQLVDAWQAEEVVQDVFLEIWQIAGRFDPAHSAIAWIRTIAQRRAIDRVRKSRADRDRDLRIGTRDADLVDHSSVERAESVLDRAELRRAVAALPGRQRDAVVLRHLVGMTGPEVAARLGVPVGTAKTRARDGVIALRRVMVP; encoded by the coding sequence GTGAACGACGAACTCCTCGCCAAGCGCGACGAAGAACGCATGCTCCTCCTCGCGGTGGCCGCCGGTGACCGCGCCGCCTTCACCCGGCTGCACGACCGCTTCCGACCGCTCGTCGAGCGGTACGTCCGCCACCAGCTCGTCGATGCGTGGCAGGCGGAAGAGGTCGTGCAGGACGTCTTCCTCGAGATCTGGCAGATCGCCGGCCGGTTCGACCCGGCCCACTCGGCCATCGCGTGGATCCGCACGATCGCGCAGCGCCGGGCGATCGACCGGGTCCGGAAGAGCCGGGCGGACCGCGACCGCGACCTGCGGATCGGCACCAGGGACGCCGACCTCGTGGACCATTCGAGCGTGGAGCGGGCCGAGAGCGTCCTCGACCGTGCCGAGCTCCGCCGCGCCGTCGCCGCGCTCCCCGGGCGCCAGCGCGACGCCGTCGTCCTCCGGCACCTGGTGGGGATGACCGGGCCCGAGGTCGCGGCGCGGCTCGGGGTCCCGGTCGGCACCGCCAAGACCCGGGCGCGCGACGGGGTCATCGCACTGCGGCGGGTCATGGTGCCCTGA
- a CDS encoding threonine/serine exporter ThrE family protein → MAEQSLPGARPGRPPRPRVRSLAQHDIRDARARLRGTIYEEVAPDTRPLEQYSPVQIVDFCLDLAEVMLASGADTRSVETAVVAVSTKWNLAPLDLDFSGSSVTIQYAPADHPPLVKVRTVQSDGSDLDRLARANQIVDDLVHDERDMTSAVSALVAVLRLPPRWPRWTADVGLSILGISIAMQAGGGWRAGLGAFVLMLGIIVSGRWLTGRGFPQFFVSGAQGAVASAIGTLAIWAGVLHPGQAATMVAALVVLLLPHPSLVTWAQDAISGFRAMAVARAFYIGLVIAAIVVGVPAGIAVTKWLRIEVDPSGIVTQTLPLWASLLLTVVSAAANCFVQQASARVIPVAVVFSVAAGAALRGLRELGIPLLGATFLAAVLLGVLATIAAARMRTAVAAISVPAFCGALLPGVAVSNALLNFMSGSSSAALDFVAAVSVALAIGAGLVLGGLVATPGARRALRRSRRVVVHSVHNDTTAIKVIRDSGYDPGNGSVPRGPRPR, encoded by the coding sequence ATGGCCGAGCAGTCCCTCCCCGGAGCCAGACCCGGGCGTCCACCACGGCCACGCGTCCGGAGCCTCGCGCAGCACGACATCCGCGACGCCCGGGCACGCCTCCGCGGCACCATCTACGAAGAGGTCGCCCCCGACACCCGACCGCTCGAGCAGTACTCGCCGGTGCAGATCGTGGACTTCTGCCTCGACCTCGCCGAGGTGATGCTCGCGTCCGGTGCGGACACCCGCAGCGTCGAGACGGCCGTCGTCGCGGTGTCGACGAAGTGGAACCTCGCACCACTCGACCTCGACTTCTCCGGCAGCTCGGTGACGATCCAGTACGCACCGGCCGACCACCCGCCGCTCGTGAAGGTCCGCACGGTGCAGTCCGACGGATCCGACCTCGACCGCCTGGCGCGGGCGAACCAGATCGTCGACGACCTCGTGCACGACGAGCGCGACATGACCTCCGCCGTGAGCGCCCTGGTCGCGGTGCTCCGGCTCCCGCCGCGCTGGCCGCGGTGGACGGCCGACGTGGGGCTGTCGATCCTCGGCATCTCGATCGCGATGCAGGCCGGCGGTGGCTGGCGTGCCGGACTCGGCGCCTTCGTGCTCATGCTCGGGATCATCGTCTCGGGCCGGTGGCTGACCGGCCGGGGCTTCCCGCAGTTCTTCGTCTCCGGTGCGCAGGGTGCGGTGGCGTCGGCGATCGGCACCCTCGCGATCTGGGCGGGTGTGCTGCACCCGGGGCAGGCGGCGACGATGGTGGCCGCGCTCGTGGTGCTCCTGCTCCCGCACCCGTCGCTCGTCACCTGGGCGCAGGACGCGATCTCGGGCTTCCGGGCGATGGCGGTGGCCCGGGCGTTCTACATCGGGCTCGTCATCGCCGCGATCGTGGTCGGGGTGCCCGCGGGCATCGCCGTGACGAAGTGGCTCCGGATCGAGGTCGACCCGTCCGGCATCGTCACGCAGACGCTGCCGCTGTGGGCGTCACTGCTGCTCACCGTGGTGTCGGCCGCGGCGAACTGCTTCGTGCAGCAGGCCAGCGCGCGGGTGATCCCGGTCGCGGTGGTCTTCTCGGTCGCCGCCGGTGCCGCGCTGCGGGGCCTCCGGGAGCTCGGCATCCCGTTGCTCGGTGCGACGTTCCTCGCCGCCGTGCTGCTGGGCGTCCTCGCGACGATCGCGGCCGCGCGGATGCGGACGGCGGTGGCGGCGATCTCCGTGCCGGCGTTCTGCGGCGCCCTGCTGCCCGGTGTTGCGGTGTCGAACGCGCTGCTCAACTTCATGTCCGGGTCGTCGAGTGCCGCGCTGGACTTCGTCGCGGCGGTCTCGGTCGCGCTGGCGATCGGGGCGGGGCTGGTCCTCGGCGGCCTCGTGGCGACGCCGGGGGCGCGGCGGGCGCTCCGGCGGTCCCGACGGGTGGTCGTGCACTCGGTGCACAACGACACGACGGCGATCAAGGTCATCCGCGACTCGGGCTACGACCCCGGCAACGGCTCGGTGCCGCGGGGGCCGCGCCCGCGCTGA
- a CDS encoding TetR/AcrR family transcriptional regulator — MRPEYTPKTLRRTTPKGLATRSRIVAAAADLMLTRGISGTTLDDIGAAATVGRSQMYHYFADKQELVRDVVRQQTDAIIAHQGPDYGDLTTWDAWQRWRDRTVADAEAGGCVGGCPLGSLGTEVAERDADTRDLVAAGFARWEQGFHDGIRTMRERGLLGPDADPAALATTVMVALQGGLLLAQVQRDVRPLAIGLDTAITTIRRHATGSGVS; from the coding sequence ATGCGCCCCGAATACACCCCGAAGACCCTTCGACGCACGACGCCCAAAGGACTGGCGACCCGCAGCCGGATCGTCGCCGCCGCGGCCGACCTGATGCTGACGCGCGGCATCTCGGGGACGACGCTCGACGACATCGGCGCCGCCGCCACGGTCGGACGGTCGCAGATGTACCACTACTTCGCCGACAAGCAGGAGCTCGTGCGCGACGTCGTCCGGCAGCAGACCGACGCGATCATCGCGCACCAGGGGCCGGACTACGGCGACCTCACCACGTGGGACGCCTGGCAGCGGTGGCGGGACCGAACGGTCGCCGACGCCGAGGCCGGCGGCTGCGTGGGCGGCTGTCCGCTCGGGTCCCTCGGGACCGAGGTCGCCGAGCGCGACGCCGACACCCGCGACCTCGTCGCCGCCGGCTTCGCCCGCTGGGAGCAGGGGTTCCACGACGGCATCCGCACGATGCGCGAACGCGGGCTGCTCGGACCGGACGCCGACCCCGCCGCGCTGGCGACGACCGTGATGGTTGCGCTACAGGGCGGGCTGCTCCTGGCGCAGGTCCAGCGGGACGTCCGCCCGCTCGCGATCGGGCTCGACACCGCGATCACGACCATCCGCCGGCACGCGACCGGCTCCGGCGTCAGTTGA
- a CDS encoding OsmC family peroxiredoxin, producing MPTRTARTAWNGGLEDGTGQVELSSSKVGTYDVSFPKRAAEDADGTTSPEELIAAAHSACYAMQFSAVLGEAGGTVEALDVKADVSLGPDSAGGFKLTGIVLTVNGEVSGIDEAAFLKAAEGAKATCPVSKALTGVDITLHATFEQ from the coding sequence ATGCCCACGCGCACCGCACGCACTGCTTGGAACGGCGGCCTCGAGGACGGCACCGGCCAGGTCGAGCTCTCCAGTTCGAAGGTCGGCACGTACGACGTCTCGTTCCCCAAGCGCGCCGCCGAGGACGCCGACGGCACCACCAGCCCCGAGGAGCTCATCGCCGCCGCGCACTCCGCGTGCTACGCCATGCAGTTCTCCGCCGTCCTCGGTGAGGCCGGCGGCACGGTCGAGGCCCTCGATGTCAAGGCCGACGTCTCGCTCGGCCCGGACAGCGCGGGCGGGTTCAAGCTCACCGGCATCGTCCTCACCGTGAACGGCGAGGTCTCCGGCATCGACGAGGCGGCCTTCCTCAAGGCCGCCGAGGGCGCCAAGGCCACCTGCCCCGTCAGCAAGGCACTCACCGGCGTCGACATCACGCTGCACGCGACGTTCGAGCAGTAG
- a CDS encoding endonuclease/exonuclease/phosphatase family protein, translating into MSNAARPITLMTYNVKNPDPAHDWPARLPVLLDVVRRHDPDLVCVQEAFAHQLDDLRAGLPDHGDVGQGREGGTAGEHAAVFFRRSRLRPIDEGAFWLSDTPDEPVSNTWGSLFPRVANHARFLDAEGEAFTLLTTHLDHEVGPHGDDVRARSAALIVERLSTADGPVIVAGDCNEPAGAGPASRVLVEAGFEDAWLVGGDPADRTATFNDWQPPVDSGERIDWVFTRGISGVDRVVIDHDGPETWFASDHFPVVATLRV; encoded by the coding sequence GTGAGCAACGCAGCGCGTCCGATCACCCTGATGACCTACAACGTCAAGAACCCGGATCCGGCCCACGACTGGCCCGCCCGGTTGCCGGTACTGCTCGACGTGGTCCGGCGGCACGACCCCGACCTCGTGTGCGTCCAGGAGGCCTTCGCGCACCAGCTGGACGACCTCCGCGCCGGTCTGCCCGACCACGGCGACGTCGGCCAGGGTCGCGAGGGCGGCACGGCCGGTGAGCACGCGGCCGTCTTCTTCCGTCGCAGCCGACTCCGGCCGATCGACGAGGGCGCCTTCTGGCTCTCGGACACCCCGGACGAGCCCGTGTCGAACACCTGGGGGAGCCTGTTCCCCCGAGTGGCGAACCACGCGCGGTTCCTCGACGCCGAGGGCGAGGCGTTCACGCTCCTGACGACGCACCTCGACCACGAGGTCGGACCGCACGGGGACGACGTCCGGGCGCGGAGCGCGGCGCTCATCGTCGAACGCCTGAGCACGGCGGACGGCCCGGTCATCGTGGCGGGGGACTGCAACGAGCCGGCCGGAGCGGGGCCTGCGTCGCGGGTGCTCGTCGAGGCCGGGTTCGAGGACGCCTGGCTGGTCGGTGGCGACCCGGCGGACCGGACGGCCACCTTCAACGACTGGCAGCCGCCGGTCGACTCCGGGGAGCGCATCGACTGGGTGTTCACCCGGGGGATCTCCGGCGTCGACCGCGTCGTCATCGACCACGACGGCCCGGAGACGTGGTTCGCGAGCGATCACTTCCCGGTCGTGGCGACGCTGCGGGTCTGA
- a CDS encoding LCP family protein: MTNEPEQTTGRGRRGFTPPRHGRQKRRGGVVLPAVAGVLTMALLLGGGYAAYAYGSLSNGVTKINAITGSTATKDDVDGQAQNILLVGDDHRPDNATPEEMAELSTESDGGATNTDTMIVLHINEDGSQATMISFPRDSYVDIPGVGKGKLNSAFYFGTLNGGGDTGGAKLLIKTIQNLSGLTIDHYVRVSLLGFYQVVKELGPVDVCLNNAVNDPYSGVNLPKGKSTLDAKQALSFVRQRHGLPNGDLDRNVRQQYFLSQEARKVLSAGTLLNPIKMGNILKAVGGSIQTDTDLVNLATQMRNLRPGNIQSATIPTLGTPTITVNGSPLSIVEVDTVGLPAFVQGLVGEPAEYSKAGRAQPASTSVTVLNGSGVTGAAGAAGTVLTARGFQVGAPGSSDLTKTTQVQYPAGMEKQAKAVAAVVPGAVAVRTNAVTGVTLVLGSDGKTVTPVAAAGGAASSPAAGSGSSDAGSTGSGAAASKPAASKPAAPEPKPSSTDVKSYGKAGVCIN; encoded by the coding sequence GTGACGAACGAGCCCGAGCAGACGACCGGTCGTGGCCGCCGCGGCTTCACGCCACCGCGGCACGGCCGCCAGAAGCGACGTGGCGGGGTGGTCCTGCCCGCCGTCGCGGGTGTGCTCACCATGGCGCTCCTGCTCGGCGGCGGCTACGCCGCGTACGCCTACGGATCGCTGTCGAACGGCGTCACCAAGATCAACGCGATCACCGGGAGTACCGCGACGAAGGACGACGTCGACGGCCAGGCGCAGAACATCCTGCTGGTCGGCGACGACCACCGCCCGGACAACGCGACGCCGGAGGAGATGGCGGAGCTCAGCACCGAGTCGGACGGCGGTGCGACGAACACCGACACGATGATCGTCCTGCACATCAACGAGGACGGCTCGCAGGCGACGATGATCTCGTTCCCGCGCGACTCGTACGTCGACATCCCGGGTGTCGGCAAGGGCAAGCTCAACAGCGCGTTCTACTTCGGCACCCTCAACGGCGGCGGGGACACCGGGGGCGCGAAGCTGCTCATCAAGACGATCCAGAACCTCAGCGGCCTGACGATCGACCACTACGTGCGCGTCTCGCTGCTCGGCTTCTACCAGGTGGTCAAGGAGCTCGGGCCGGTCGACGTCTGCCTCAACAACGCCGTCAACGACCCGTACTCGGGCGTGAACCTGCCGAAGGGCAAGTCCACCCTCGACGCGAAGCAGGCGCTGTCCTTCGTCCGACAGCGGCACGGGCTGCCCAACGGGGACCTCGACCGCAACGTCCGGCAGCAGTACTTCCTCTCGCAGGAGGCCCGCAAGGTGCTCTCCGCGGGGACGCTGCTCAACCCGATCAAGATGGGCAACATCCTCAAGGCGGTCGGTGGCTCGATCCAGACCGACACCGACCTGGTCAACCTGGCGACCCAGATGCGGAACCTGCGCCCGGGCAACATCCAGTCGGCGACGATCCCCACGCTCGGTACCCCGACGATCACCGTCAACGGCTCGCCGCTGTCGATCGTCGAGGTCGACACCGTCGGGCTGCCGGCCTTCGTGCAGGGCCTCGTCGGTGAGCCCGCGGAGTACAGCAAGGCCGGTCGCGCCCAGCCGGCGAGCACCTCGGTCACCGTGCTGAACGGCAGCGGTGTCACGGGTGCCGCAGGAGCCGCCGGGACCGTCCTCACCGCGCGCGGCTTCCAGGTCGGTGCACCCGGGTCCTCCGACCTGACGAAGACGACCCAGGTGCAGTACCCGGCCGGCATGGAGAAGCAGGCGAAGGCGGTCGCGGCCGTCGTGCCCGGTGCCGTCGCGGTGCGGACGAACGCGGTCACCGGCGTGACGCTGGTGCTCGGGTCGGACGGCAAGACGGTGACCCCGGTCGCCGCTGCCGGTGGTGCCGCCTCGAGCCCCGCTGCCGGCTCCGGATCGTCCGATGCCGGTTCGACCGGATCCGGCGCTGCGGCTTCGAAGCCCGCGGCCTCGAAGCCCGCCGCGCCCGAGCCGAAGCCGTCGTCGACCGACGTGAAGAGCTACGGCAAGGCAGGCGTCTGCATCAACTGA
- a CDS encoding TetR/AcrR family transcriptional regulator, translating to MLEHTSADTQAAAAAAATLHLRITIVGATVDLLRDVPFHEADAGLVAQRLGITVEELRQHFPSWDGLVLAAVDRWNGGRMDEVAREVGDGSTVQLLRGIVASNAEDPALMRLLVALLSVAGNPQHPMATYLRSRYQLFYAQIKRGLEHDIAVGRAPHTMDPRRGAEQLIALYEGLQLQALLRSDLDLVPAFDRAVARLERGWMERYEPQAARRLSTWSDGGWEL from the coding sequence ATGCTCGAACACACCAGCGCGGACACGCAGGCGGCAGCCGCCGCGGCCGCGACCCTGCACCTGCGGATCACGATCGTAGGGGCGACCGTCGACCTGCTGCGGGACGTGCCCTTCCACGAGGCCGACGCGGGACTCGTCGCCCAGCGACTGGGGATCACCGTCGAGGAGCTCCGGCAGCACTTCCCCTCGTGGGACGGACTCGTGCTCGCCGCCGTCGACCGGTGGAACGGCGGCCGCATGGACGAGGTCGCGCGCGAGGTCGGGGACGGCTCGACCGTCCAGCTCCTGCGCGGGATCGTCGCGTCGAACGCCGAGGACCCGGCGCTCATGCGGCTCCTCGTGGCGCTGCTCTCGGTCGCGGGCAACCCGCAGCACCCCATGGCGACGTACCTCCGGTCGCGCTACCAGCTCTTCTACGCGCAGATCAAGCGTGGCCTCGAGCACGACATCGCGGTCGGTCGGGCGCCGCACACGATGGACCCGCGCCGAGGGGCCGAGCAGCTCATCGCGCTGTACGAGGGACTCCAGTTGCAGGCGTTGCTGCGGTCGGACCTCGACCTCGTGCCGGCGTTCGACCGGGCCGTCGCGCGGCTCGAGCGGGGCTGGATGGAGCGGTACGAGCCGCAGGCGGCCCGGCGGCTCTCGACGTGGAGCGACGGCGGCTGGGAGCTCTGA
- a CDS encoding SDR family oxidoreductase gives MTDQQIDQYSMQDPTKMYADKKPDEQYLEGAGTDEEMAENVPADHGEDTYRGSGRLTGRKALITGGDSGIGAAVAIAYAREGADVAISYLPEEQEDADRIIALVEAAGRKAVALPGDITSLATCEQLVADTVEQLGGLDILVNNAGKQQNVSSIEDISDEEFDETFKTNVYATFRITKAAVPHLQPGSTIINTTSIQAYAPSPHLVHYAATKSTVNNLAKGLAAQLAPKGIRVNAVAPGPIWTPLQPAGGQPPEALPSAGEQTYLGRWGQPAELAPAYVFLASGESSYVVGETLHVDGGMPTP, from the coding sequence ATGACGGACCAGCAGATCGACCAGTACAGCATGCAGGACCCGACGAAGATGTACGCCGACAAGAAGCCCGACGAGCAGTACCTCGAGGGTGCCGGCACGGACGAGGAGATGGCGGAGAACGTCCCGGCCGACCACGGCGAGGACACCTACCGCGGCTCCGGTCGACTCACCGGCCGCAAGGCGCTCATCACCGGCGGTGACTCGGGCATCGGGGCCGCCGTCGCGATCGCCTACGCACGAGAGGGTGCCGACGTCGCGATCTCGTACCTCCCCGAGGAGCAGGAGGACGCCGACCGGATCATCGCCCTCGTCGAGGCCGCCGGTCGCAAGGCCGTCGCCCTGCCCGGTGACATCACCTCGCTCGCGACCTGCGAGCAGCTCGTGGCGGACACCGTCGAGCAGCTCGGCGGGCTCGACATCCTCGTGAACAACGCGGGCAAGCAGCAGAACGTGTCCTCGATCGAGGACATCTCGGACGAGGAGTTCGACGAGACGTTCAAGACCAACGTCTACGCGACGTTCCGGATCACGAAGGCGGCCGTGCCGCACCTGCAGCCGGGATCGACCATCATCAACACGACCTCGATCCAGGCGTACGCGCCGTCGCCGCACCTGGTGCACTACGCGGCGACGAAGTCGACCGTGAACAACCTCGCGAAGGGCCTCGCCGCGCAGCTCGCGCCGAAGGGCATCCGCGTGAACGCCGTCGCACCGGGGCCGATCTGGACCCCGCTCCAGCCCGCCGGTGGCCAGCCGCCGGAGGCCCTGCCGTCCGCCGGTGAGCAGACCTACCTCGGCCGCTGGGGTCAGCCGGCCGAGCTCGCGCCCGCGTACGTGTTCCTGGCGAGCGGCGAGTCGTCGTACGTCGTGGGTGAGACGCTCCACGTCGACGGGGGCATGCCGACGCCGTAG